The following are from one region of the Cyanobacterium sp. T60_A2020_053 genome:
- the htpG gene encoding molecular chaperone HtpG, with product MSNVLEKGNISIHTENIFPIIKKSLYTDHEIFLRELISNSVDAISKAKMASLAGEITGDLPTPLITLEIDKEKKTLSISDNGIGMTVEEVKKYINQVAFSSAEDFITRYGKSPNDLIGHFGLGFYSAFMVAKQVEIDTLSYREGATAVHWSCDGSPEFELSESARTTPGTTITLTILDDETEYLEESRIKNLVKKYSDFVPVAIEMKGEAVNRQKALWKESPQNLTDEDYLEFYRYLYPFQEDPLLWVHLNTDYPFLLNGILYFPKLKPDVDVSKGQIKLFCNQVFVSDHCEEIIPEFLMPLRGVIDSPDIPLNVSRSALTNHRTVRRIADFISKKIGDRLKSLYNENKGEYIRCWEDVGTFVKYGSLRDEKFKKQVEDLILYRTTYQVEQPKVEVETGDDAWADAGNNQPFTTLNEYLERNKEKHEKRVFYCTNPQTQSTYVDLYKNQGIEVLFMDSFIDTNYFIPFLEREYDEVKFSRVDAELDDSLVAEDKGNDIVNPATNKTRAEEIKEMFEKAINKPKINVKTQALKADAKDTPPAMVLLPEAMRRFQEMTAMMQQKEVQFPEEHQLIINTAHPLIENIYNLAKGAVIQAGGESPTTEMVNLMCQHVYDLALMAQRAFDAEGMTAFVERSNNVLTKLTKR from the coding sequence TCTAACTCTGTAGATGCTATATCTAAAGCAAAAATGGCATCTCTAGCTGGCGAAATTACAGGTGATTTACCCACCCCCCTCATCACCCTAGAAATCGACAAAGAGAAAAAAACCCTCTCTATCTCCGATAACGGTATTGGTATGACAGTGGAAGAAGTGAAAAAATATATCAACCAAGTAGCTTTTTCCAGCGCCGAAGACTTTATTACCAGATACGGCAAAAGCCCTAATGATTTAATCGGGCATTTTGGTTTAGGTTTTTATTCTGCTTTTATGGTAGCTAAACAAGTGGAAATCGACACCTTATCATATCGGGAGGGCGCTACTGCTGTCCATTGGAGTTGTGATGGTTCACCAGAATTTGAATTATCCGAATCAGCGCGCACCACCCCCGGCACTACTATCACTCTTACTATTCTGGATGATGAAACGGAGTATTTAGAAGAAAGTCGCATCAAAAATTTAGTTAAAAAATACTCTGATTTTGTACCCGTTGCCATCGAAATGAAAGGGGAAGCGGTTAACCGCCAAAAAGCGTTATGGAAAGAATCTCCCCAAAATTTAACCGATGAAGATTATTTGGAATTTTATCGCTATCTTTACCCTTTCCAAGAAGACCCGTTATTATGGGTACATCTCAATACTGATTATCCTTTCTTACTCAACGGTATTTTATATTTTCCCAAATTAAAACCCGATGTTGATGTATCCAAAGGGCAAATTAAGTTATTCTGTAATCAGGTATTTGTGAGCGATCATTGTGAAGAAATTATCCCTGAGTTTTTGATGCCATTAAGAGGGGTAATTGATAGCCCTGATATTCCTTTGAATGTATCCCGTAGCGCCCTCACTAATCATCGCACCGTGAGGAGAATTGCTGATTTTATTAGTAAAAAAATTGGCGACCGTCTCAAATCTTTATACAATGAAAACAAAGGAGAATATATCCGTTGTTGGGAAGATGTGGGAACATTTGTGAAATACGGCTCACTACGAGATGAGAAATTCAAGAAACAAGTAGAGGATTTGATTCTTTATCGTACCACTTACCAAGTAGAACAGCCCAAAGTAGAAGTAGAAACAGGGGATGATGCTTGGGCAGATGCTGGTAATAATCAGCCTTTCACTACTTTAAACGAATATTTAGAGCGCAACAAAGAAAAACACGAGAAGCGCGTATTCTATTGCACCAATCCCCAAACCCAAAGCACCTACGTTGATTTGTACAAAAATCAGGGTATTGAGGTGTTATTTATGGATTCTTTCATCGATACCAATTACTTTATTCCGTTTTTGGAGAGAGAATATGACGAGGTGAAATTTTCCCGTGTGGATGCGGAATTAGATGATAGTTTGGTGGCGGAAGATAAAGGCAATGACATTGTTAACCCTGCCACTAATAAAACTCGCGCCGAAGAAATCAAGGAAATGTTTGAGAAGGCAATCAACAAGCCCAAAATTAATGTGAAAACTCAGGCATTGAAAGCGGATGCGAAGGATACACCCCCAGCTATGGTATTGTTACCAGAGGCAATGCGCCGTTTTCAAGAAATGACTGCCATGATGCAACAAAAAGAGGTACAATTCCCCGAAGAGCATCAATTAATCATTAATACGGCGCACCCCCTCATCGAAAATATCTATAATTTGGCGAAGGGCGCTGTTATTCAAGCTGGTGGCGAGTCTCCCACTACGGAAATGGTTAACCTAATGTGTCAACATGTTTATGATTTAGCTTTAATGGCGCAGCGCGCTTTTGATGCGGAAGGAATGACGGCGTTTGTGGAGCGTTCAAATAATGTCTTAACTAAGTTGACAAAACGTTAA
- a CDS encoding type II toxin-antitoxin system HicB family antitoxin has translation MNHKYSILIQWFDDDQKYIVSLPEFGPYAHTHGNTYEEALKNGQEVLELLIEDYQEKNKPLPKPELVTV, from the coding sequence ATGAATCATAAATATAGTATTCTTATTCAATGGTTTGACGATGATCAAAAATACATTGTTAGCTTACCTGAATTTGGTCCTTATGCTCATACCCATGGCAATACATACGAAGAAGCCTTGAAAAATGGTCAAGAAGTTTTAGAGTTGTTAATTGAAGACTATCAAGAAAAGAATAAGCCTTTACCGAAACCTGAATTAGTCACGGTTTAA